A single genomic interval of Spirosoma taeanense harbors:
- a CDS encoding arsenite methyltransferase — protein MQASETLKTVVRETYTAVANQSRQQNASSCCGSGPSCCSPVDDAAIMADDYSQIDGYVAEADLGLGCGLPTQFARIQPGDTVIDLGSGAGNDCFVARHETGPAGKVIGIDFTDAMIDRARRNADQLGFKNVEFRFGDIEQMPVADASANVVVSNCVLNLVPNKRAMFREIFRVLKPGGHFSISDIVLQGQLPGNLRDAAELYAGCVSGAIQKADYLALIQETGFTNLTIQKDKPVFLPDDILRAYLTPDEIAAYRQSGTGIVSVTVYAEKPGSDVSSSPKTRVQLSDLTSNANKACQPGSGCC, from the coding sequence ATGCAAGCATCTGAAACGCTCAAAACGGTTGTCAGGGAAACCTATACAGCCGTTGCTAACCAATCCCGTCAACAGAATGCCAGTTCCTGCTGTGGATCTGGCCCCTCGTGCTGTTCACCCGTAGATGATGCGGCTATTATGGCCGATGATTACAGTCAGATTGACGGCTACGTGGCCGAAGCCGATTTAGGCTTAGGCTGTGGGTTGCCAACCCAATTTGCCCGTATTCAGCCGGGCGATACGGTAATTGACCTCGGTTCAGGAGCTGGGAATGATTGTTTTGTGGCCCGTCACGAGACAGGCCCTGCCGGTAAGGTAATTGGCATTGACTTTACCGACGCCATGATAGACCGGGCGCGCCGGAATGCCGATCAGCTTGGTTTCAAAAACGTTGAGTTTCGCTTTGGCGACATCGAGCAGATGCCTGTGGCCGACGCCAGCGCCAACGTTGTCGTGTCTAACTGCGTTCTGAATCTGGTGCCCAACAAACGGGCTATGTTCAGGGAAATTTTTCGGGTTCTAAAGCCGGGCGGACATTTCAGCATATCCGATATAGTTCTGCAGGGCCAGTTGCCCGGCAACCTGCGGGATGCCGCCGAGTTATACGCCGGTTGTGTATCGGGAGCAATTCAGAAAGCAGATTATCTGGCGCTTATTCAGGAAACGGGCTTTACTAACCTGACTATCCAGAAAGACAAGCCTGTTTTTCTGCCAGACGATATTCTCAGGGCATATCTTACCCCTGATGAAATTGCGGCTTACCGGCAATCGGGCACCGGCATTGTCAGCGTTACGGTTTACGCTGAAAAACCGGGGTCGGACGTTTCCTCCAGCCCCAAAACGCGTGTTCAGCTATCGGATTTAACCAGTAACGCTAA
- a CDS encoding ArsR/SmtB family transcription factor, which produces MGITKAEVFTASQNRIAELAKAFAHPARVAILQLLAQKKACVCGDLVDELPLAQATVSQHLKELKRIGIIKGDIDPPRVCYCINEVVWEEARQIFGQVLDSGFAGQCCS; this is translated from the coding sequence ATGGGAATCACTAAAGCAGAAGTATTTACGGCTAGTCAGAACCGGATCGCCGAACTGGCCAAAGCGTTTGCGCATCCGGCGCGGGTGGCTATTCTGCAGTTGCTGGCGCAGAAAAAAGCCTGCGTGTGCGGTGATCTGGTTGACGAGCTGCCATTAGCGCAGGCAACCGTTTCGCAGCACCTGAAAGAACTAAAACGGATTGGTATCATTAAAGGCGACATTGATCCACCCCGCGTTTGTTACTGCATCAATGAGGTCGTCTGGGAAGAAGCCCGGCAGATATTCGGGCAGGTACTGGACTCAGGTTTCGCCGGACAATGCTGTTCGTAA
- a CDS encoding glycosyltransferase family 1 protein — MNLLNSTYSDSFSQSEPTLRATPQKKQVISVPVNKPVEHLVCFSHLRWNFVYQRPQHLLSRASQHWQIWFIEEPIYGSETRMDCCAVNDRLTVVVPHLPHGTRPDEAIYHQRTMVDQFLAQQNIHEFIAWYYTPMALAFSEHLTPRLTVYDCMDELSAFQGAPPSLLRQEEILLKRADLVFTGGFSLYEAKQSRHESVFAFPSSIDHKHFCQARQSMAEPADLSGIPSPRIGFSGVIDERLNLTLLNELADRRPDWQFVLLGPVVKIDPNTLPRKANIHYLGMKAYDDLPGYFSHWDVAMMPFAINEATRYISPTKTPEYLAAGLPVVSTPIRDVVRTYGEWAQVFITDSAFTFEQAIEKALRSRRLDAWTAVDTYLLGNTWDHTWSAMQRIMQSRLAVVTDQ; from the coding sequence ATGAACCTACTCAATTCAACCTACAGCGATTCATTCAGCCAATCCGAACCAACCCTCAGGGCTACCCCCCAAAAAAAGCAGGTTATTTCAGTGCCTGTCAATAAACCAGTAGAGCATCTGGTTTGCTTCTCGCATCTACGCTGGAATTTCGTTTATCAGCGTCCGCAACACCTGTTAAGCCGGGCTAGTCAGCACTGGCAGATCTGGTTTATTGAAGAACCCATCTATGGTAGTGAAACGCGAATGGATTGTTGCGCGGTTAACGATCGACTGACCGTAGTTGTACCGCATCTGCCCCATGGTACCCGCCCCGACGAGGCTATTTATCACCAGCGGACTATGGTTGATCAGTTTCTGGCTCAGCAGAATATTCATGAGTTTATCGCCTGGTATTATACGCCAATGGCTCTGGCCTTCAGCGAGCATCTGACCCCACGGCTGACGGTTTATGACTGCATGGATGAGTTGTCGGCATTTCAGGGTGCTCCACCCAGTTTGTTGAGACAGGAAGAGATCCTGCTCAAACGAGCGGATCTGGTATTTACGGGCGGATTCAGTTTATACGAAGCTAAGCAAAGCCGGCATGAGAGCGTATTTGCGTTTCCAAGCAGTATTGATCATAAGCATTTCTGTCAGGCTCGTCAGTCCATGGCTGAACCGGCCGATCTGAGTGGAATACCATCCCCCCGGATTGGTTTCAGCGGAGTGATTGACGAACGGCTGAACCTTACCCTGCTGAACGAACTGGCCGACCGCCGGCCAGACTGGCAGTTTGTGCTGTTGGGGCCCGTGGTCAAGATAGACCCGAATACACTGCCCCGGAAAGCGAATATCCATTACCTGGGGATGAAAGCCTACGATGATCTGCCTGGTTACTTCAGTCATTGGGATGTGGCAATGATGCCATTTGCCATCAATGAAGCCACCCGTTATATTAGTCCAACCAAAACACCCGAATATCTGGCAGCCGGACTACCGGTCGTTTCAACGCCAATCCGCGACGTGGTCCGGACGTATGGGGAATGGGCTCAGGTATTCATCACCGATTCCGCTTTTACGTTTGAACAGGCAATTGAAAAAGCGTTGCGGAGTCGTCGGCTGGATGCCTGGACAGCTGTGGATACTTACCTGCTCGGGAATACCTGGGATCACACCTGGTCGGCCATGCAGCGAATCATGCAGTCCCGGCTGGCGGTCGTTACCGACCAATAA
- a CDS encoding sensor histidine kinase: MPTDSSIPVLPDLAAYLFARREAMMNTWRLACDQDPMLNTAAGLSREEFNDKMPTILNVLGNRLRREQVEMDPVQLASEHGLHRWHKGYKLQELLREVGHLFRGLASELQTYAGIYPTVEPVVLTKAYQEISRLHQEVIEGSIVSYDELARISARERVDTLQTALASMSELARQRTDMLRTSSHDLRSSFGIVQGAAFMLDLEQQTPEERSRLLDILNRNLGNLQAMLEKLMNLARLDAGQDPPEITRFDASELLRELAQSMQPLADEQGLKLLIDGPEQLVVESDPVKIRRIVQNLLVNALNYTQEGIVSISWSTENDYRWQVSVQDSGPGLPHQTLQVLSETLKPTQEATSVFESQQSTGSLTNTATDNPKNAAGSGKGEGIGLHIVKRLCELLDANIDVETRTGQGTMIRVRFLMKPAKANGA; the protein is encoded by the coding sequence ATGCCTACCGATTCATCGATACCGGTGTTGCCCGATCTGGCAGCTTACCTGTTTGCCCGTCGTGAAGCCATGATGAACACGTGGCGCCTGGCCTGTGATCAGGACCCTATGCTTAACACGGCTGCTGGGCTGTCGCGGGAGGAATTCAACGACAAAATGCCGACTATCCTGAACGTACTGGGGAATCGGTTGCGCAGGGAGCAGGTTGAAATGGATCCCGTGCAGCTCGCCAGTGAACACGGGCTGCACCGCTGGCATAAAGGGTATAAACTGCAGGAGTTGCTTCGGGAGGTTGGTCACCTGTTCCGCGGGCTGGCCTCCGAACTTCAGACGTATGCCGGAATATACCCTACTGTAGAGCCGGTAGTATTAACAAAGGCATATCAGGAAATATCCCGCCTGCATCAGGAAGTTATTGAGGGAAGCATAGTCAGCTACGATGAATTAGCCCGCATATCAGCTCGCGAACGGGTTGATACGCTCCAGACGGCTCTTGCCTCCATGAGCGAGTTGGCCCGGCAGCGAACCGATATGCTGCGGACTTCCAGTCATGACCTACGCAGCAGTTTCGGTATAGTTCAGGGGGCGGCCTTTATGCTTGACCTCGAGCAGCAGACCCCCGAGGAACGTAGTCGGTTGCTGGATATCCTGAACCGGAATCTGGGCAATCTTCAGGCAATGCTCGAAAAGCTGATGAATCTTGCCCGCCTTGACGCCGGGCAAGACCCGCCTGAAATTACTCGTTTTGACGCTTCCGAATTGCTGCGTGAACTGGCTCAGAGTATGCAGCCCCTGGCCGACGAGCAGGGGCTGAAACTGTTGATTGATGGACCGGAGCAACTTGTTGTCGAGAGCGATCCGGTCAAAATCCGTCGAATAGTTCAGAACCTGCTGGTTAATGCCCTCAATTATACCCAGGAGGGTATTGTGTCGATATCCTGGTCAACCGAAAATGATTATCGCTGGCAGGTAAGCGTTCAGGATTCCGGCCCCGGTTTGCCCCACCAGACGCTTCAGGTTTTATCTGAAACCCTCAAACCCACTCAGGAAGCGACATCTGTATTCGAAAGTCAGCAGTCTACAGGATCATTGACCAATACTGCTACCGACAACCCCAAAAACGCTGCCGGTAGTGGAAAGGGCGAAGGAATTGGTTTGCACATCGTAAAGCGGCTCTGCGAATTACTCGATGCGAATATCGATGTCGAAACCCGGACCGGCCAGGGAACCATGATCCGGGTTCGGTTCCTGATGAAGCCTGCGAAGGCAAACGGTGCTTAA
- a CDS encoding efflux RND transporter periplasmic adaptor subunit has translation MKKYSFIPPCSRPLRLRDQFGVNTDKSVGSASAFAFLIRSNASVIARKRRQAIAALAGLLFLGGLTSCSSSESTNAGTTTVRQETNLLATATLDTAHLENAQNELDLTGKITFNQDQVIKVFPLVGGHIDAIKADLGDFVKKGQTLAIIRSGDLADLEQQSITARGQLSIAQKNLQVTQDMANAGLNSQRDLVASKEQLQAAQGEVRRVNERRQILGGSGSAYVVKAPMSGFIVEKTASPGMELRPDDPESLFTISNLARVWVLANVYESDLANVHEGDPADITTLSYPNTIFHGRIDKIFNVLDPDSKTLKVRVTLDNADYRLKPEMFANVSVTYAGHDQRVAIPARAVVFDKNRNFVVAINQNKQPVVREVNIYKTVGQKTYLSDGLTAGDRVVTNNQLLIYNALGN, from the coding sequence ATGAAAAAATACTCGTTTATTCCACCCTGTTCACGCCCGTTACGTCTCCGCGACCAGTTTGGTGTTAATACCGACAAGTCTGTTGGGTCGGCATCGGCTTTTGCTTTTCTGATTCGTTCCAACGCAAGTGTCATTGCCAGAAAACGGCGACAGGCTATTGCTGCCCTTGCGGGACTGCTGTTTCTGGGTGGTCTGACCAGCTGCAGTTCATCGGAGAGCACCAATGCAGGCACTACAACTGTCCGGCAGGAAACCAACCTGCTGGCTACGGCTACTCTGGACACGGCTCATCTCGAAAACGCTCAGAATGAACTGGATTTAACGGGTAAGATAACTTTTAACCAGGATCAGGTCATAAAGGTGTTCCCGTTGGTGGGCGGCCACATCGACGCCATCAAAGCAGATCTGGGCGACTTTGTGAAGAAAGGGCAAACGCTGGCTATTATTCGTTCCGGCGATCTGGCCGATCTGGAACAGCAGTCCATTACAGCCCGGGGCCAGCTGTCGATTGCCCAGAAAAATCTGCAGGTAACTCAGGACATGGCGAACGCAGGATTGAATTCGCAGCGGGATCTGGTGGCCAGTAAAGAGCAGTTGCAGGCAGCCCAGGGCGAGGTCCGGCGCGTGAACGAACGACGTCAGATTCTGGGTGGCAGCGGATCAGCGTATGTCGTAAAGGCACCGATGAGCGGTTTTATTGTCGAGAAGACGGCCTCGCCCGGTATGGAACTTCGGCCCGATGATCCAGAGAGTCTGTTTACCATCTCTAACCTTGCCCGGGTGTGGGTGCTGGCAAACGTCTATGAATCTGATCTGGCTAATGTTCACGAGGGTGATCCGGCGGATATTACGACTCTCTCCTACCCCAATACGATTTTTCACGGGCGGATTGACAAAATCTTTAATGTCCTTGACCCCGACAGCAAAACGCTGAAAGTCCGCGTAACACTCGACAATGCAGATTATCGGCTCAAACCCGAGATGTTTGCCAACGTAAGCGTTACGTATGCCGGCCACGACCAGCGGGTAGCCATTCCGGCGCGGGCGGTGGTCTTTGACAAGAACCGTAATTTTGTGGTGGCTATTAACCAGAATAAGCAGCCCGTCGTGCGCGAAGTGAATATTTATAAAACAGTTGGGCAGAAGACTTACCTGTCGGACGGTCTGACTGCCGGCGACCGGGTTGTTACGAATAACCAGTTGCTGATTTATAACGCACTGGGAAATTAA
- a CDS encoding TolC family protein — MHHLLRSSFFSTLLSWLFVIGLVAASATSSSAQMPVSNQALPISAVSDTLRITLPQADELFKNRNLTLLAAQSGIRENQAYELQAQLRINPTLYIETMPYNAQTHETLPFKQTNSEQVVQVQQLIRLAGKRNKQLAIARTGTELATDRFYDLIRTLTYQLHTTFYNLFYDRQSLGIYNEEITTLQQTVNLYQQQFDKGNVPLKDLSRLKAYLFNLTTERQQILHRITDDQGDLTVLLNASPTVTIQPLLPSGAPDQFVVSSLALSNLYQLAEQHRFDLKTYRDVVKQEQQNVTLQKALAVPDLTVQGTYDRNAGYIPNYIGVGIGISLPVLNKNQGNIQAATIRTQSSQQALSAYTLQVDSDVQRAYVKAQQTEQLYRAFDQRFNNDFGRLIQGVTMNYKKQNIDVVEFLDFFDSYKNSQIQFAQLQNDRMQSLEEIVFAVGTNPFRI; from the coding sequence ATGCATCACCTACTGCGCTCATCGTTTTTCTCAACCTTGCTAAGCTGGCTTTTTGTCATTGGCCTAGTCGCGGCTTCAGCTACCAGCTCCTCGGCGCAGATGCCCGTATCAAATCAGGCCTTGCCGATTTCGGCCGTTAGCGATACACTGCGGATTACGTTACCCCAGGCCGATGAACTGTTTAAAAATCGCAACCTGACATTGCTGGCGGCTCAGTCTGGTATCCGCGAGAATCAGGCCTACGAACTGCAGGCGCAGTTACGTATTAACCCGACACTCTACATCGAGACGATGCCTTACAATGCCCAGACGCACGAAACACTGCCGTTCAAGCAAACCAACTCCGAACAAGTCGTTCAGGTGCAGCAACTGATCCGGCTGGCGGGTAAGCGTAATAAACAGTTAGCTATTGCCAGAACAGGCACGGAACTGGCGACCGATCGCTTTTATGACCTGATCCGTACGTTAACCTATCAGCTCCACACTACTTTTTACAATCTGTTTTACGACCGACAGTCGCTGGGGATTTACAATGAGGAGATAACTACGCTTCAGCAGACTGTTAACCTGTATCAGCAACAGTTTGATAAAGGTAATGTTCCGTTAAAGGACCTGAGTCGGCTGAAAGCCTACCTCTTCAACCTTACGACCGAGCGCCAGCAGATTCTCCACCGAATCACCGATGATCAGGGCGATTTGACCGTGCTGCTCAACGCCAGTCCCACCGTAACCATTCAGCCATTGCTGCCTTCCGGGGCTCCTGACCAGTTTGTAGTGAGCAGCCTGGCTTTATCTAATCTATATCAATTGGCCGAACAGCACCGGTTTGACCTGAAAACGTACCGCGACGTGGTCAAGCAGGAGCAACAGAACGTGACGCTGCAAAAAGCCCTTGCGGTACCCGATTTGACCGTACAGGGAACATACGACCGAAATGCCGGGTACATCCCGAATTACATTGGTGTTGGCATTGGGATTTCATTACCCGTACTGAATAAAAACCAGGGCAACATTCAGGCTGCCACCATTCGTACGCAAAGCAGCCAGCAGGCGCTAAGCGCCTACACCCTTCAGGTGGATAGCGATGTGCAGCGAGCATACGTCAAAGCTCAGCAGACAGAACAACTTTACCGGGCCTTCGACCAGCGATTCAATAATGATTTCGGACGGCTGATTCAGGGCGTAACAATGAACTATAAAAAACAAAATATTGACGTCGTGGAATTTCTGGACTTTTTCGACTCGTATAAAAACAGCCAGATCCAGTTCGCTCAGTTACAAAACGACCGCATGCAAAGCCTAGAAGAAATTGTCTTTGCCGTAGGCACAAATCCGTTTCGCATTTAA
- a CDS encoding YtxH domain-containing protein: MRSTRDFLTGIITGVVIGILTAPRSGKETRDKLVEEANKRSDDLKDQWEKGVAQVKTGYEQAKTQVNEYADKAKDQFNQYKGQAQEALQKDKDNTKSQYNDKVDELANNAESGIENSKDSFKVN, from the coding sequence ATGAGAAGTACAAGAGATTTTCTGACGGGTATTATTACAGGGGTTGTTATCGGAATTCTGACGGCTCCTCGTAGTGGTAAAGAAACACGTGATAAACTCGTTGAAGAAGCGAATAAGCGTTCAGACGATTTAAAAGATCAGTGGGAAAAAGGGGTAGCTCAGGTTAAAACCGGCTACGAGCAGGCGAAAACTCAGGTGAACGAATACGCTGATAAAGCTAAAGACCAGTTCAATCAGTATAAAGGACAGGCACAGGAAGCCCTGCAGAAAGACAAAGACAACACAAAGTCGCAGTATAATGATAAAGTAGACGAACTGGCGAACAATGCTGAAAGCGGCATTGAAAATTCGAAAGATTCGTTCAAAGTTAACTAA
- a CDS encoding YtxH domain-containing protein, with translation MKSLSGILVGLAVGAVIGVLLAPESGKKTRKRISSESDSFFKDLQDQLQAGLESIKTQYNDFVDTTASKAQDAANQAKRKANY, from the coding sequence ATGAAGTCGTTATCTGGAATTTTAGTGGGTTTGGCAGTAGGCGCGGTCATCGGCGTTCTGCTTGCTCCTGAAAGTGGAAAGAAAACCCGCAAGCGGATTTCCTCTGAATCGGATTCGTTCTTTAAAGACCTGCAGGATCAATTACAGGCTGGTCTGGAAAGCATTAAGACACAATACAATGATTTTGTGGATACGACTGCCAGCAAAGCACAGGATGCAGCGAATCAGGCAAAGCGTAAAGCAAACTATTAA
- a CDS encoding lmo0937 family membrane protein encodes MGNLLYTIAVILIIIWLLGFLGFNSFGLGSLIHVLLVIAIIAIVLRLIQGRGV; translated from the coding sequence ATGGGAAACCTGCTGTATACAATTGCTGTGATCCTAATTATCATTTGGCTTTTAGGCTTCCTTGGCTTCAACAGCTTTGGACTGGGCAGCCTTATCCACGTGCTGCTGGTAATTGCGATTATAGCGATTGTTCTGCGTCTGATTCAGGGACGCGGGGTGTAG
- a CDS encoding response regulator encodes MNTAPTVKRVLIVDDETDICLLLSGLLRRLGYQPTCAHFIEEGRQCLNTQHFDAVFLDLNLPDGLGFDLLPYIKQDQAEAKVIMISAFDGQAERRRATEQGADFFIGKPFTRRSVEQALQTI; translated from the coding sequence ATGAATACAGCACCAACTGTCAAGCGAGTATTAATTGTAGATGATGAAACAGATATTTGTCTGTTATTATCAGGATTGCTTCGGCGGTTAGGTTACCAGCCAACCTGCGCGCACTTTATTGAGGAAGGACGGCAATGTCTGAATACGCAGCATTTTGATGCTGTCTTTCTGGACCTGAATTTGCCCGATGGATTGGGCTTTGACCTTCTGCCTTACATCAAGCAGGACCAGGCTGAAGCTAAAGTTATTATGATCAGCGCATTTGATGGGCAGGCAGAACGGCGTCGGGCCACCGAACAGGGAGCAGACTTCTTTATAGGGAAACCATTTACCCGTCGTTCGGTGGAGCAGGCTTTGCAAACCATTTAG
- a CDS encoding sigma-54-dependent transcriptional regulator gives MEKILIVDDNNDICLLLERFLSKQGYKTASVQRGEDGLALIRKESFELVICDFKLPDIDGLEMLRRIKVLNPSTAVIIITGYSDVRVAVQTVKHGAYDYVTKPLYPDEILYTIKGALERRSQSLHQVVESTGAAAPAKTTGAKSSSSKTILAPDGKRFIFGKSRVAEQLQKHIDLIAPTDMSVIITGETGTGKEFVANAIHVRSKRADKPFVAIDCGALSKELAGSELFGHVKGAFTGAMADKAGSFEFANGGTLFLDEIGNLSYDNQIKLLRVLQERKIRRIGSNQDIPVDVRIIVATNEDLRESVRQGRFREDIYHRIDEFEIHLSPLRERKADIMIFAEHFLELANRQLEKDIIGFEDEAKEKLKEYFWHGNLRELQNVVKRAVLLTQGEYIEADVLPHEIISPQYLSADDASGSVQVSYDPARPGIPVLSQSAANLKSVSENAERAAILKVLEKTGYNKTKAAEVLNIDRKTLYNKLKAYDIHL, from the coding sequence ATGGAAAAGATTTTAATCGTTGACGATAATAATGACATTTGCCTGCTTCTTGAACGATTTCTCAGCAAGCAGGGGTATAAAACTGCGTCTGTACAACGGGGAGAAGATGGTCTTGCGCTGATTCGGAAAGAATCATTCGAATTGGTTATCTGCGATTTCAAACTGCCCGATATTGATGGACTGGAAATGCTGCGCCGGATTAAGGTACTTAACCCATCTACGGCTGTTATTATCATTACCGGTTATTCAGATGTTCGGGTGGCCGTGCAGACGGTTAAGCACGGTGCCTACGATTACGTAACCAAACCGCTTTACCCAGACGAGATTCTCTACACCATCAAGGGTGCCCTGGAGCGCCGGAGTCAGTCCCTGCACCAGGTGGTAGAATCCACGGGCGCGGCTGCTCCTGCCAAAACTACCGGAGCTAAATCGTCATCCAGTAAAACCATTCTGGCGCCCGATGGCAAACGGTTTATATTTGGTAAGAGCCGGGTAGCTGAACAACTCCAGAAACATATTGATCTGATAGCCCCAACGGATATGTCGGTCATTATTACCGGCGAAACCGGAACGGGTAAGGAGTTTGTGGCCAATGCTATCCACGTTAGAAGCAAGCGGGCCGATAAGCCGTTTGTCGCTATTGACTGTGGCGCCCTGAGTAAAGAACTGGCAGGCAGCGAACTGTTCGGTCACGTCAAAGGAGCTTTTACCGGCGCAATGGCTGATAAGGCCGGCAGCTTTGAGTTCGCTAACGGCGGCACTCTGTTTCTGGATGAGATTGGCAACCTGAGCTACGACAATCAGATTAAGCTGTTGCGGGTACTTCAGGAGCGTAAGATTCGCCGGATCGGTTCCAATCAGGATATTCCGGTTGATGTCCGCATTATTGTTGCTACAAATGAAGACCTGCGCGAATCGGTGCGCCAGGGCCGGTTCCGGGAAGACATTTACCACCGGATCGATGAGTTTGAGATTCATCTGTCGCCCCTGCGCGAGCGGAAAGCCGATATAATGATCTTTGCTGAACACTTCCTCGAACTGGCTAACCGGCAGTTAGAAAAAGATATCATTGGCTTTGAAGACGAAGCCAAAGAAAAACTAAAAGAGTATTTCTGGCACGGTAATCTGCGGGAACTGCAAAATGTGGTGAAACGGGCCGTGCTGCTTACTCAAGGCGAATACATTGAAGCCGACGTATTACCACACGAAATTATTTCGCCCCAGTACCTGAGTGCAGATGATGCTAGCGGCTCAGTTCAGGTAAGTTACGACCCGGCCCGACCCGGTATTCCCGTCCTTAGCCAGTCGGCAGCCAATCTGAAATCAGTGTCGGAGAATGCCGAACGGGCCGCCATCCTGAAGGTGCTCGAAAAGACCGGCTACAACAAAACGAAGGCGGCTGAAGTGCTTAATATTGACCGCAAGACGCTATACAACAAACTGAAAGCATACGACATTCATCTGTAA
- a CDS encoding porin family protein — protein MKQPMKTLIAAALLTAGAFVATSTDTLAQGRVRAGLKGGLSASSLFYDTQGASNKNERIGFHAGVFAQAPLGEFFAIQPELLYITKGAAADYNVLGFINGRNTFKLNYAELPVLATFKLGETVELQAGPYVSYLLNSNVNSNGDFGTGSSAINRDNFNKVDYGLAGGLNIYFGKAFIGARYEQGLQRIADSGPARTLLGNAKNSTGLVSVGFSFN, from the coding sequence ATGAAACAACCAATGAAAACCTTAATTGCGGCAGCTCTGTTAACGGCTGGTGCATTCGTTGCAACCTCTACAGATACTCTTGCGCAGGGTCGTGTACGGGCCGGTCTGAAAGGTGGTTTGAGTGCCAGTTCCTTATTTTATGATACACAGGGCGCCAGCAATAAAAACGAGCGAATCGGCTTCCACGCTGGTGTATTTGCTCAGGCTCCACTAGGTGAATTTTTCGCCATTCAGCCGGAGTTGCTTTACATTACCAAAGGGGCTGCTGCTGATTATAACGTTTTGGGCTTTATCAATGGCCGCAATACATTCAAGCTTAATTACGCAGAGTTGCCTGTTTTAGCGACGTTCAAATTAGGGGAAACGGTTGAATTACAGGCCGGTCCCTACGTCTCTTATTTGCTGAATTCAAACGTGAATTCAAACGGCGACTTTGGCACCGGTTCCAGTGCAATCAATCGTGACAACTTCAACAAAGTTGACTACGGTCTGGCGGGTGGTCTGAACATTTATTTTGGCAAGGCCTTTATCGGCGCACGCTATGAGCAGGGGCTGCAACGTATTGCCGACAGTGGTCCTGCCCGCACGTTACTCGGAAACGCCAAGAACAGTACCGGACTGGTATCCGTAGGTTTCAGCTTCAATTAA
- a CDS encoding response regulator: MTILIADDDTDDRMFLEQAMRQNGYTQTIRFVEDGEELMEYLRREGRYAETSAPWPNLLILDLNMPRKNGFQALEEIKDDPKLRRLPVVVMTTSSADEDVIKTYNLGVNSFVTKPFNFNRLVEMIGALKTYWMDTVKLP, encoded by the coding sequence ATGACTATTTTAATTGCCGACGACGACACGGATGATCGCATGTTTCTGGAACAGGCCATGCGACAGAATGGCTATACCCAGACAATCCGGTTTGTTGAAGACGGTGAAGAGTTAATGGAGTATCTGCGTCGCGAAGGACGTTATGCCGAAACGAGTGCACCCTGGCCAAACCTGCTGATCCTGGATTTGAACATGCCCCGTAAAAACGGCTTTCAGGCACTGGAAGAAATTAAGGACGACCCGAAGCTTCGCCGGCTGCCTGTTGTAGTTATGACAACTTCCTCCGCCGACGAAGATGTGATTAAAACCTATAACCTTGGGGTGAACTCGTTCGTAACGAAGCCTTTTAATTTCAATCGGCTGGTCGAAATGATTGGTGCTCTGAAAACCTATTGGATGGACACCGTAAAATTACCTTAA